A single Bacteroidetes Order II. bacterium DNA region contains:
- a CDS encoding MBL fold metallo-hydrolase — MTDPHKIKITFLGTGTSTGVPVLGCTCEICTSTDPRDKRLRCSAFIEVNGLHLLIDSGPDFRYQAMRAQIKQVDAVLYTHHHYDHVFGMEDLRPYFFYNPHPIPCYVAPNVGQVLQTMFGYIFQDGSYPGVPKMVLRSVSAPFEVSGRYSFDVALPDGTPLHQENTDCKVSITPIPLFHGALPIYGYRIGNMAYLTDTSAIPESSMTLLKGLDLLVLDALRPQEHHSHFSIAQAIEAATQIGAKRTYFIHMTHQVLHEREEALLPSHIRFAFDGLMLETA, encoded by the coding sequence ATGACGGATCCGCATAAAATCAAAATTACCTTTCTCGGAACCGGTACTTCCACCGGCGTTCCTGTATTGGGTTGCACCTGCGAAATTTGCACCTCCACCGATCCGCGCGACAAACGATTGCGGTGTTCGGCCTTTATCGAGGTGAATGGACTCCATTTGCTCATAGATTCTGGCCCCGATTTTCGCTACCAAGCCATGCGGGCACAAATCAAACAAGTAGATGCCGTACTTTATACACATCACCACTACGACCATGTGTTTGGGATGGAAGATTTGCGGCCCTATTTTTTTTATAATCCCCATCCCATTCCTTGTTATGTAGCCCCCAATGTAGGGCAGGTATTGCAGACGATGTTTGGCTACATCTTTCAAGATGGCTCCTATCCCGGTGTCCCCAAAATGGTACTGAGGTCCGTTTCGGCGCCCTTCGAGGTCTCTGGGCGGTATAGCTTTGATGTGGCATTGCCGGATGGCACGCCGCTACACCAAGAAAATACCGACTGCAAGGTCTCGATTACCCCCATTCCGTTGTTTCATGGGGCACTTCCGATTTATGGCTATCGAATTGGAAATATGGCCTATCTGACGGATACCAGTGCCATTCCGGAGTCCTCTATGACTTTGCTTAAAGGGCTGGATTTATTGGTCTTGGATGCCCTTAGGCCGCAAGAACATCATTCCCACTTTTCGATTGCACAAGCCATTGAAGCCGCTACGCAGATTGGTGCAAAGCGCACCTATTTTATCCACATGACCCATCAGGTGCTACATGAGCGGGAAGAAGCCTTGTTACCTTCGCATATCCGCTTTGCGTTTGATGGCCTGATGTTAGAAACAGCCTAA